ACAGTCAGCCACGTAACGTATCGCTTGCCGAATATGGTGGTGGATACTATTACCCCGACCTTTTTGCTTCAAAGCGTGCCGACAGAGAGGGACTGTTGCGGAGTTTTGCCCGTATCGTGAATGTGCACATGCAAAAGATGGGTATCAAAGCATTTGGTTTCATTTGTCATAAGATAGATTCGAAAGAAGCCCTGGATGCATATCGTGTCTTTGCCGAAGAATTGGAAGGAATAGCCGGAATGCTTGCCGTGCAGTATTCTCCCTATAATGGCGGATACGGTAAAGTGTTTTGGGTGAAAGACCGGAAAGGGAACGATATTCCGGTGATTTCCGCACGCGGACAGATATGGGCTAACCAGGAAAAAGAAAAGTCCGGTACTCCCTCCCAGATTGCAGCAGTAATTAATGAAGATGCGACGAGTAAAATTCCTGAGGGCGAGATAGCGTGGACCATTGTTCATGCCTGGTCGCGCTTTGAGAAAGAGTCGAAAGACAGTATTGTCAGTGCGCCGCAGAACAGCCGTTCGCCGAGAGGAGTGACTCCTGTGTACTGGTGTAAGCAGTTGCTGGACAAAAAGGTACAGGTAGTGCCGGTAGATGAGTTGCTTTGGCGGTTAAGAATCAAACACGTCAATAGAGATTCTGCCATAAATTCTAATTGAAAAACATTAAAGTATACACATATATGGAAATTAACAGACGAGATTTCATTACTAAAGTGTCTGCTATTGCAGCATTGAGTGTCCTGCCTTCGTCATTTGTAGCCGCTATGGGCAATGAGAAGGTAGAGAAGGCCAAGCCCAAGTATCCAACATTGAAATGTGATGTGGTGGTAGTCGGAGCCGGTCCCGGTGGAGTACCTGCTGCCATTGCGGCAGCCCGTCAGGGAGCTAAAGTAATATTGCTGGAAGAGGATAATATGCCTGGTGGAGCCCCGGTCGATATGTATGTTCCCTTTATATGCGGTGGTCCCAGGGTGGGAGTGTTTCAGGAGATGATTCAGGTATTGAATGCAAAACACACTATTGGCGGGCGTACTTGTGAGACGTTCGGAAAAACAGGTAGTGACGGAAAGAATCACTGGTGGATGCCCGGCTCTTATGCGGAAGTGATTTATCAGCTTCTCGAAAAAGAAGAAAACATCACGCTGATGTGCGCAGCACCCGTTGTAGGAGTAAAGCTCAAGACCTCCGGCAACAGAAACCAGGTGACTGGAGTGCGCATCATGCGTAATGGCGATTATCAGGATATTGATGCGGCAGTTACCATAGATGCCACCGGCAACGGACTGATTGCCGATATGGCAGGATGCGAATATATGTTTGGCAGCGAAGCCAAGAGCGATTACAACGAGCCCGTAGGCATCGAAGTGGCCGATGGTAAGGTGCAGCCCTGTACCTGGATGCTGATTAGTGAAAGAATCAAGCGCAATGCCATACTACCTATTGATAAACTGAAAGGCAGCAGTGCTGTGGAAGATAACCTGAATCGTTGGGTGAAAGCTGACGATAAGGAGGATATGATCCGGAGAGACGCCGGCATCTATCTGCACTGGGGACGGACTGTATATTGCAAGGATACCCGTGATCCTCTGTTGCTGGCACAAGCCCAGCAAGAAGCATTGGAACGTCTGCAGGAAAACCTCGAAATCTGGCACGAAGCCGGATACGCAGTGCATCTGGCTCCGAAGCTGGGCGTGCGCGAAGTGCGTCGTATCAAAGGCGAGTACGTGCTTACAGCCAACGATCTCATTGCTGGAACGATGCATGATGACGTGATAGCCCACGCACACTATTCATTCGATGTATGGGGAATGAAAATTCCCGAAGAGATGAAACATATCGGTCCTTATGGCATTCCCTATCGCAGTATTCTGCCAACCAAGACCGAGGGTTTGCTCACTGCCGGACGTATCATCAGTGCGACACGCATTGCGCACAGTTCTCTTAGAGTGCAGCCTATCTGTTCCAACATCGGAATGGCAGCAGGTACGGCAGCAGCTATGTCCGCCTTGAATCAAACCGGACTTCGTTCCATAGATATCAAACAACTACAAGACCGACTTGCCTCAATGGGGCTTTTCGATGGTTTAAAAAAGAAATAAGCGTACGACTATGACAATGAATAGAAGACAGTTTTTGAAGAACATGGGAATAGGCGCTGCTGGTGCAGCTTTGCCCGGAGTCTCCATGTTTGCCGCGAATGAAGCGATGAATCCCCAAGATAAATCTCTGTTTAAATTGCCCGAATTGCATTGCGATGTAATCGTAGTGGGTGCCGGACCGGCAGGTATACCTGCAGCCGTTGCCGCTGCCAGAGAGGGAGCCAAGGTAATTTTACTGGAAGAAGATATGATGCCCGGAGGAGCTCCGGTGGATATGTATGTCACATATATGTGCGGTGCACCCCGTGTCGGTGTATTTATCGATATGGTGCGCGAACTGAACCAGAAACATTCACTAAGCATTACCCCTAGCAGCACGTTCGGACAATGGGCATGGGATAATAAGCAGCATTGGTGGTTGCCGTCGTCATTCGCGCAAGTCGTTTACGGCATTATGAAAGCGGAAAAGAACATCACGTTGATGTGTGGTTCGCCGGTTGTGGATGCAGTGGTCGAGACAAAAGGCAACAGAAACAGAGTGACCGGCGTCTGCGTGATGCGTCAAGGGATGTTGCAGAAAGTCTCCGCACCGGTTACCATCGACGCCACCGGTACCGGACTTCTGGCAGCCAAAGCCGGTTGTGAATACTTCTACGGCAGTGACGCCCGCAAGGACTTCAACGAAAGTATCGGACTTGAAAAGAGCGACGGCAGAGTGCAGCCATGTACCATGATGTACATCAGCCAACGCACCCGCAGCGACGCGGAATTTCCCCGCCACATATTCAAGACCGGTGTACTCGATCACGACCAGGAAAAGTGGGTAACCCAGCAGACGGAAGAGGAATTCCGGAAGATAGATTCCGGCATATACCTCCACTGGGGAGCAACGGTAGAGTGTACTGACACTACCGACCCGGTATTAGTAGCCGACGCGCATCGCCGTGCCATGAAAAAGCTGGAACCACAATTCGAAGCCCTCAACCGGGCTGGATACGTCACCCATGTAGCCCCCAAAATAGGAATCAGAGAGTGCCGCCGTATCAAAGGAGAATATGTGTTGACGGTGGATGATGTACTGAAAGGAGTGATGCACGATGATAAGATTGCTGATGCCTGGTACTCGTTAGACCCGTGGGGAATGAATGTAGACCCCAAAATAAAGAACAGCGTAGGACCTTACGGCATCCCATACCGCAGCTTGATTCCCGTCAACACCGAAGGATTGCTGACAGCCGGACGCATTATCAGCGGAACCCGTCTGGCAATGAGTTCTTACCGGGTGCAACCGATATGTGCAACCATTGGCGAAGCAGCCGGTACGGCAGCAGCGATGGCGGCTTTACAGAAGACGAGTGTGCGCAATCTCGATGTACGCCGCTTGCAGAACCGCTTGGACGAGAAAGGTCTGTTCGAATGGTATCGTCATGTGAATATGAATGTGAATAATAAACCATGGAAAAAATAAGAATAAGTATGAACCGTATATTTCTTGTGATATTAGTATCAATTTTCATAGTCTCCACAGCTAGTGCTCAAACCACTTTCCTGAAGAAACTCAAGAAAGGTGAAAAACAGACTGTTGTGTTCTACGGTGCCAGTGCAGCCATCAATACCTCCAACCGGGTTTGGGTGGACCAGCTTCGCACCAGACTCGAACGCAGATTCCCCGAAAAGATAACGTTCTACAACTGCTCGAAGTCAGGAATCGGCTCTTTCTGGGCAACGGAAAACTTCAAGGACTCCGTATTGAGCCGCAAACCCGATTTGCTGATATTCGGCTTTTCGGAGAATGATGCTGTGACTCGTTTCAACAATGCTCCTTGGTATTCGGGAAAGTGTGCGGAATACATGGTTGACAATCTGCGGGCGCAGAATCCCGATGCCACCATTGTATTGTATATTCTTTCCGAACGTCCGTTGGGACAATCGGCGGAGACTCGTCCCGAACTGGCAGCATTCAATGCTTCATGCCGCGAAGCTGCCAAAAAGAAAGGTATCATTCTGGTCGATTATTCGGTAGAGTTTAACAAAATCTACGATGCCGGAGGAGAAGAAGCATTAAAACCATATCAGCGTGACGGTATTTTGCCTACTCGCAAAGCAGCTCAAGAAATTCTTGTACCGATGATGTGGGAGGCGATATTGGGACGTGACAGTACAAAGAAGTGATTCATCAGTTGAAAACATCCTATACAGATGCGTAAATTAAAGAATATGTGGATTGTTGCCTGTCTTTTGCAGGTAAGTGTGGTCTGGGCCGAAAAAGCACCGGTCGATTATGTGAATCCGTTGATGGGAACCCTGTCCGATTTTAAACTCTCTGCCGGCAACACATATCCGGCAGTGGCCATGCCATGGGGCATGAATTTCTGGGTACCACAGACCGGAAAGATGGGAGATGGCTGGCAGTATAAATATGACCAGTACCAGATTCGAGGCTTCAAACAGACCCATCAACCCAGTCCGTGGATTAACGATTACGGGCAGTTTTCACTCATGCCTGTCATTGGGAATAAAATAAACGAAGAAGAACGGGCAAGCTGGTTCTCTCACAAAGCCGAGACGGTGACGCCTTATTATTATGGTGTATACTTGGCCGACTATGATATTAGAACAGAGTTGGTTCCTACCGAGCGGGCGGTGCACTTTCGTTTCACGTTCCCACAGTCGGACTCTGCTGCTGTGGTGATTGATGCGTTCGACAAGGGATCGTATATACGTGTCGTTCCCGAAGAGAATAAGATTATAGGATATACCACCCGCAATAGTGGTGGCGTACCGGATAATTTCAAGAACTATTTTGTGATTCACTTCGATAAGCAACCCGTTTCATTCTCCGTGTGGAACAATGGAAAAACCGTTGCCGGACAAGAGCTGGAAAGCAATCATGTAGGTGCTGTTGTTCGCTTTTCCACTCAACGGGGAGAACAGGTACAAGCACGGGTGGCTTCCTCTTTCATCAGCTTCGAGCAAGCCGAGTTGAACCTGAAAGAACTAGGCGGCAGAAGTCTGGAACAACTGAAAGACGATGGAGAGAAAAAATGGAATGATGTATTGGGACGCATTGCTATTGATGCCGACGAAGATCAGAAACAGGTGTTCTATTCATGTCTTTACCGTTCCGTACTTTTCCCCCGTATGTTCTTCGAAATGGATTCAGCCGGAAAGCCGGTCCACTATAGCCCTTACAACGGCAAAGTATTGCCCGGATACATGTTTACCGATACAGGCTTCTGGGATACATTCCGTTGTTTGTTCCCGTTGCTGAATCTGGTGTATCCGTCCGTCAATCAACAGATGCAGGAGGGATTGCTGAATACGTACAAAGAAAGCGGATTCCTGCCGGAATGGGCTTCACCGGGACATCGTGATTGCATGGTGGGTAACAACTCGGCTTCCGTGGTAGCCGATGGCATACTGAAGGGTGTGACGCCGAAGAATTTATGGTCGGGATTGTACGACGCAATGGTGAAAAGTGCCAATAGTGAGCATCCTACCAGTACTTCGACAGGACGTCTGGGTTATGAATATTATAACAAACTGGGCTACATTCCTTACAACGTAGGCATCAAAGAAAATGCAGCCCGCACGCTGGAATATGCATACAATGACTGGTGCATCTGGCAGATTGCTAAATTGTTGGATCGTCCCCAAGCAGAACAGGAGTTATATCGCCAGCGTAGCATGAACTACAAGAACCTGTACGATGCTTCTCATAAGTTGATGCGCGGAAAGAATGAAGACGGAACATTCCAGGCTCCATTCAATCCATTCAAGTGGGGAGATGCGTTTACGGAGGGAAACAGTTGGCATTACTCCTGGTCTGTGTTTCATGACGTGGAGGGACTCATTCATTTGATGGATGGCAAGAAATCCTTTACCGGTATGTTGGATTCTGTGTTTTCCTTGCCGCCGGTGTTTGACGACAGCTATTATGGCTTCGTGATACACGAAATTCGTGAAATGCAGATTATGGATATGGGCAACTATGCGCATGGCAACCAGCCCATCCAGCACATGATTTATCTGTATAACTATGCGCAGGAACCCTGGAAAACCCAGTATTGGCTACGCGAAGTGATGAACCGGATGTATAAACCTACTCCCGACGGATATTGCGGAGACGAGGACAACGGACAGACTTCGGCCTGGTACGTATTCTCTGCCCTGGGCTTTTATCCGGTATGTCCCGGAAGCGGACAATATGTGGTCGGAGCTCCTTTGGTTCGCAAAGCTGTCATTACATTGGAGAACGGGAACAAGATAACTATACAAGCAGAAAACAACAATAAGAATAATCGCTATATACAGCGAATGATGATGAACGGGAAAGATTATACCCGTAACTACCTGAAACATGATGATTTGATAAAAGGCGGTAGCTTGAACTTTAAGATGGGGGATAAGCCCAACAAAAAGCGTGGTATAATGCCTCAAGATGCTCCTTATTCAATGTCCGGCCAACAGAAATAATCAGGTGACTGATCGTTTCATATATTAATTGAACACTATAATTGAATACTATGAAAATGAAAAGCTTTATTTATATCATGGGAATTGTCTTATTGGCGGTTTTCTGCTCTTGCGAAAAACAGGGAGAGCAGGATCAGGGAACGGAACAGGGAAAAGAACAAGGGCAGGGAGAGAAGCCGGAACCGGAATCACCCGAAGACGATGATTTAATAGTCACTCCGGGAATACGTGAGCAATTACGTGTGAACTATGCTAACGATGATCCCCGGCAATATCTGGTGGTTTTTACCACCGGTCTTTCCCGCAAGTGTCCTGTTTATCTCTGGGCGCATACCAATAGCTGGGACCCGGTGAATCATCCTCAACTGGCGGAACAAGTATCGACAGATATTCTGGAACCCTTGTTGAAACGCGGCATTGCAGTGGTCAGTTGGGAATCGGTCAATCAGGTAGAGACGAACACCCACATCAAGACCTGCGAAGCCGATATGAAACTTGTATATGCTTGGATGAAGGAACATGCGGATGAGTATCTACTGAATCTCGACAGCCTTTATGTGGGTGGCGGTTCTCGTGGTTCCATTGTTTCCTGGAGATTTATTCATGAGAATCCGGAGTTGGTCAAAGGTGGTTGGTTTGCCGAGGCCTTGCCTTATCCGGCAGGAACTTCCCCAGATATTATTTTGCCGATAACGAACGCTTCTCCTTATGTCCGGTTGACTTACAAATACAACCAGTCCACACATCCCGCCGAGGAAATCCATCATCCCAAATATGGATGGAAAGTATACCGGAAGTATCAGGAACTGGGCATTGAGAATAAAATTGAAGTTTTAGAAGATATGGGCGATGCATATTATAATGGCTTGTGGAAGTTTATCCGGAATTCGAAGTTAAAACCATCGTCGAAAGATAACAATTAAACATTGATTACTATAATTGGAAACTATGTATACAATGAAAACATCATGTATCGTGATGATCGTCATCTTCTTCTTTTGTTTGGTAGGTTGCCACAGCCCGGCTGACGCGGCTGATACGGAATCGGCACTGACAGAAGAACCGACCAAAGAGCCGGGAGAAGGATCCGAAGAACCTTCTTTGGTTGAAAACTGGGATTTGATTGAAATCACGCGTGCCGAAGTGGGGAACAGCAATTATGAAGAACTGCTCTATCTGGCTTCGCTTGCCGGACTTGTGAATCGCAACAGTCCCGAAATCTTTCTTCACTCCGGTCAAGCATACGCCAAATGGATGAACGAAATGAAAGCCTCCGGTTATACCTTTACGAAGAAAAGCCTGTCGGAGATAACTTCTTTGTTCCTGAACAGAGCGAAAGGGTATGTATTGGTGGATGATAAATTGGAGAAAACATACATTGCTGCAAGCCTTGCAGGAGTGCTTGATGCTGTGATACTGACAACGGATCTGGCCTCTAAAGCTCCTTATAACAGTCTGCAGAAACTGGCCGACGTGAGAGGTAAGGATGAGGCTTGGCTGGCCGACTATATAAAACAACATTCTTCACAATTCAACCTGAATGCGATTGTGAACAATGCTTCTTTCCCGTGGACAATGGTCGATTTTGCCATAGCGAACCGATATCCCTGGTGTAGCAATGCCAAAAGTGACGGTGCTGTGTTGCAAAAGCTTTATTATATGTTGAAACCCAATTCGCCTCATTACGGTTGGGGAGTACCCTATAATCTTGAACGCATGGATGTGCGGTTCGGATGCGAACATAATGGAGTATATACAGTGCCGGGTATTAACACCATGAGCCTTTCCATCCTGTCGTCCAAACAGTTGAAACCGTATGACCGACCGGCTTCGCTTGTGGAAGTCCCGGCACGAACAGGCGTGCATTATGCCACGATCGTATTCAGTGACGGAGACAATACGTCCTATATGCTCGATTTGTTTTCCCGGAATACCTATATCTCGCATCCGCGTGCACATGAGATTCCGCTTACCTGGATGTATCCCCCGACTCTGCGCACCAATATGGTTCCGGTGCACAACTGGTATCAGAAAAATCTGCCGGCAACCAACTGTTATGTCGGGGCATTGTCCGGTGCGGGTTATACATTCCCGTCTCATCATGAGTTTGTAGCCGACTATTTCCGCATGACGAATGGAATGTTGAAAGATTGCGGAATGCAGTATATGGTACTGATGGACGATGCGGAACTATTCACCGGTTCGTATGCCGGTTCGTATGAAACGTTTATGAAGCGGCATACCGGCAACTTGCCCGATATGAAAGGATTCTTGTATATGAACTATCTGGGATATGCCAAATGGCAGGGCGCTTATTTCTTTGCAGGAGATGTTCCGGTCGTTTCGTTCCGCTATTTCATGAAGAATGATGATAAGTTTACGGAACCTCATACTCCCGAAACCATCGCTGCGGCTTTGAACTCGGCTCCGCGTGACATTAACAGTATAGATGCCTATTCGGCAATTGTGGTACACGTCAATGCTCCGTCCAGTTACACGGTGGAAGATATGCTTGCATTTAAAAACTTATTAAACGAAAATGTAGTATTGGTGAATACGGAACAGTTCCTCGAACTTATCAGGAAGAATGTGAAAGGCAATAGAGGTTAATCCCTCTTTTATCATAGCGGTTAATGCTTTTTTGAGGATGTTAATCCACGGATTAACCCTAGTTCTAATCATTTCACCCATATATTTGAGAAAAAAACAGTATTCTTTTAGTAACCTAAAAAATTAATACCCAATGAAACAACTCTATTCATTATGTATGATTATGCTCCTGGCATCTGTTCTGGCAATAGATGTTATGGGACAAAAAACGACTCTGACTGTTACCGGTAAAGTAACGGATCTGGAGGGAGACCCACTGTCGGGAGTTTCGGTTGTTGTGCAGGGAACAACGCGCGGCACGATTACCAATATCGATGGAGCATACTCTATAAATGTACCGTCGAAACAGTCGGTGCTTGTTTTCTCGATGATTAGTATGAAAACTGTAGATCATCGCGTAGGCAATAGTACACAGATCAATATTATTATGGAAGAGGACGTGATTGGTTTAGGAGATGTAGAGGTGGTAGCCATCGGTTACGGCTCTATGCGTCGCTCGGACTTGACAGGTTCCATATCATCTATTAGTAAGGATGCATTGAGCGAACGTGCCATCACATCACTCGAAGATGCCATGAGAGGTAAGGCAGCCGGTATGCAGATTGTGCAGAATGACGGTGCTCCCGGTTCCGATTACACCATCCGTATTCGTGGTGCATCGTCCGTTAATGCTTCAAGTGCCCCGATTTTTGTTATCGACGGTGTGATTTGTGAAGATGCTTCTTCTCTGAATCCGGGCGATGTGGCATCCATTGAAATTCTAAAAGATGCTTCCTCAACCGCTATTTATGGTTCGCGTGGTGCGAACGGTGTCATCATGATTACCACACGCCAGGGAACCAATGATGGAAAAACACGGGTGGAGTTGTATGCTAATTTAGGTATGCAGCAGGCAGTACGCCAATTTGATATGCTCAATTCTTCGGAATATGCGTTAATGCGTTACAAGACCGGATGGAAATACTACCCCTACGGAACCGATCCGTCGACCATGAGCGATGGCATTGTCTATCGTGACAATCCGAACGGTGACGGTAACTATTGGGTACTTCCCGAAAGTTCAACTTATGCAGACTGGGAGTCGTATGGTGCCCCAGGTAGTACAAATACCGACTGGCAGGACTTGATGTTCCGCGATGCCCTGTATCAGGAATACCGCGTCAACGTTTCAGGTGGTAATAAGAATACCCGCTATTCGATATCCGGAGGCTATCTCAACCAGGAAGGTATCGTTGTTAATTCCGGTTTCGAACGTTTCACGGGAAGAATTAACCTTGTTCAGAAATTGAGTACTAACGTGACTCTGACCGCCAACATATCAGGTTCAAGAACTAAAAATTCCGGTTTGGCAACCGGCAGTTCCGATGGTCTGATGGTGAAATTGTTACGTCAGTCGCCTTTGAATTCTGCTACCTCATCCGGTATTACCGAAGGTACAGGTAGTGAAGAGGGACAAGTGGTTTCCAACCCATACGTACAAGTGCGTGATATTACCAACAATCGCTACAAAGATAATCTGACAGCACGTATGCAAGTTGAATGGAAAATACTTCGCGAACTCTCACTGCGTGTAGCAGGTACGTATGAGGACAACCATCAAAAAACAGATGTGTTTTATCCCGCTAATACCGAACAGGGATTTAAGGCGAACGGACGTGCCATTGTCAGCAATGCCGGAATTAAAAAGCTCTCTGGAGAAGCATTTCTTACCTACACCAATTCTTGGAAAGGCGGACATCGTCTCAATGTATTGGCAGGTAGCACGCTTGAAACCTATAACAATAATACAGTGCGTACTGAAACGCAGAATTTCCCTTCACTCAACCTTGGTGTGAATGGAATGGGGATGGGCGTCACTCCACAGATACCGACATCTTCAATTGTCAAGTGGAATATGGCATCATTCCTTGCACGTGCCGAATACAATTATAAGGAACGTTATCTGCTGACAGCCAGCTATCGTGCCGATGGTTCTTCACGTTTCGGTGCCGGTAATAAATGGGCGGGATTCCCGTCAGTTGGTCTGGCATGGCGTATCAACGAAGAGTCGTTTGTGAAAGACTTGGGAGTCTTCTATAACCTTAAGTTGCGTTTCGGTTATGGTCGCAGTGGTAACACAGCCATTCCTTCTTATCGCAGCCTTTCAACAATCGCTTCTTCATTCTATCCGATGTACGGTTCCGATCTTTCTTACGGCGCCAGCATTGACAGGCCGGCAAACGCGTCATTACGTTGGGAAACAACGGATATGGTCAATCTCGGACTGGATATGTCTTTCTTTAAAAACCGCCTGGCAATGACGGTGGATGTTTATCGCAAAAAGACCACCGACCTGCTGATTGAAAAGAATGCAGCATTGGCTACAGGATACGAAAAGGGATGGGCCAATATCGGAGCAGTCCGCAATCAGGGTATTGAGATTACCTTGGATGCTACCCCTATTCTGACTAAGAAATGGAACTGGACCTTGAATGCCAACATCGGCTTCAACCGTTCGAAAGTGCTTGATATCGGCCCTGGTGATGAAATGGGATTCGACCCGGGAGTTATTCCCGGTTCAGGAAACTTTGTCATGATCCGCAAGAACAAGAGCCTCGGACAGTGGTATGGTTATAAGATTGACGGTGTGTATGCTTCACAGCACGAAATCAATGAACAAGGGCTTACCGAAGTGCTCGGACAGAAGATTGCCAGCATACGTCCGGGAGATTATCGCTTCCGCGACCAGAACGGTGACGGTAAAATCACTTCTGCCGACCTCGTATTACTGGGAAGTGGCGAACCGGATTTCACAGGCGGTTTGACGAACACAGTTTCTTATAAGAACCTGTCATTGAGCGTAGCTATGCAGTTCAGTTACGGAGCAACTGTTTTCAACGCCAACCTTCATTCATTGACAAGTGGACGTGACGGTCATAATCAGATTGCTGAAATGAATACCAAGTCCTGGTCGCCGACACTTTATGATGCAGATGGTAACGTATTCTTTGCCGGTAACAACGAAGCCAAATATCGTATGCCGGGTGGGGTGGCACTCAACTACTGTACATCCAAGATGCTTGAAGACGGTTCGTTCCTCCGTATTGGAGACATCACGCTGGCCTACGCACTTGGAAAGAAAGTAGCCA
The DNA window shown above is from Bacteroides faecium and carries:
- a CDS encoding FAD-dependent oxidoreductase, which encodes MEINRRDFITKVSAIAALSVLPSSFVAAMGNEKVEKAKPKYPTLKCDVVVVGAGPGGVPAAIAAARQGAKVILLEEDNMPGGAPVDMYVPFICGGPRVGVFQEMIQVLNAKHTIGGRTCETFGKTGSDGKNHWWMPGSYAEVIYQLLEKEENITLMCAAPVVGVKLKTSGNRNQVTGVRIMRNGDYQDIDAAVTIDATGNGLIADMAGCEYMFGSEAKSDYNEPVGIEVADGKVQPCTWMLISERIKRNAILPIDKLKGSSAVEDNLNRWVKADDKEDMIRRDAGIYLHWGRTVYCKDTRDPLLLAQAQQEALERLQENLEIWHEAGYAVHLAPKLGVREVRRIKGEYVLTANDLIAGTMHDDVIAHAHYSFDVWGMKIPEEMKHIGPYGIPYRSILPTKTEGLLTAGRIISATRIAHSSLRVQPICSNIGMAAGTAAAMSALNQTGLRSIDIKQLQDRLASMGLFDGLKKK
- a CDS encoding FAD-dependent oxidoreductase, coding for MTMNRRQFLKNMGIGAAGAALPGVSMFAANEAMNPQDKSLFKLPELHCDVIVVGAGPAGIPAAVAAAREGAKVILLEEDMMPGGAPVDMYVTYMCGAPRVGVFIDMVRELNQKHSLSITPSSTFGQWAWDNKQHWWLPSSFAQVVYGIMKAEKNITLMCGSPVVDAVVETKGNRNRVTGVCVMRQGMLQKVSAPVTIDATGTGLLAAKAGCEYFYGSDARKDFNESIGLEKSDGRVQPCTMMYISQRTRSDAEFPRHIFKTGVLDHDQEKWVTQQTEEEFRKIDSGIYLHWGATVECTDTTDPVLVADAHRRAMKKLEPQFEALNRAGYVTHVAPKIGIRECRRIKGEYVLTVDDVLKGVMHDDKIADAWYSLDPWGMNVDPKIKNSVGPYGIPYRSLIPVNTEGLLTAGRIISGTRLAMSSYRVQPICATIGEAAGTAAAMAALQKTSVRNLDVRRLQNRLDEKGLFEWYRHVNMNVNNKPWKK
- a CDS encoding SGNH/GDSL hydrolase family protein, with the protein product MNRIFLVILVSIFIVSTASAQTTFLKKLKKGEKQTVVFYGASAAINTSNRVWVDQLRTRLERRFPEKITFYNCSKSGIGSFWATENFKDSVLSRKPDLLIFGFSENDAVTRFNNAPWYSGKCAEYMVDNLRAQNPDATIVLYILSERPLGQSAETRPELAAFNASCREAAKKKGIILVDYSVEFNKIYDAGGEEALKPYQRDGILPTRKAAQEILVPMMWEAILGRDSTKK
- a CDS encoding GH92 family glycosyl hydrolase: MRKLKNMWIVACLLQVSVVWAEKAPVDYVNPLMGTLSDFKLSAGNTYPAVAMPWGMNFWVPQTGKMGDGWQYKYDQYQIRGFKQTHQPSPWINDYGQFSLMPVIGNKINEEERASWFSHKAETVTPYYYGVYLADYDIRTELVPTERAVHFRFTFPQSDSAAVVIDAFDKGSYIRVVPEENKIIGYTTRNSGGVPDNFKNYFVIHFDKQPVSFSVWNNGKTVAGQELESNHVGAVVRFSTQRGEQVQARVASSFISFEQAELNLKELGGRSLEQLKDDGEKKWNDVLGRIAIDADEDQKQVFYSCLYRSVLFPRMFFEMDSAGKPVHYSPYNGKVLPGYMFTDTGFWDTFRCLFPLLNLVYPSVNQQMQEGLLNTYKESGFLPEWASPGHRDCMVGNNSASVVADGILKGVTPKNLWSGLYDAMVKSANSEHPTSTSTGRLGYEYYNKLGYIPYNVGIKENAARTLEYAYNDWCIWQIAKLLDRPQAEQELYRQRSMNYKNLYDASHKLMRGKNEDGTFQAPFNPFKWGDAFTEGNSWHYSWSVFHDVEGLIHLMDGKKSFTGMLDSVFSLPPVFDDSYYGFVIHEIREMQIMDMGNYAHGNQPIQHMIYLYNYAQEPWKTQYWLREVMNRMYKPTPDGYCGDEDNGQTSAWYVFSALGFYPVCPGSGQYVVGAPLVRKAVITLENGNKITIQAENNNKNNRYIQRMMMNGKDYTRNYLKHDDLIKGGSLNFKMGDKPNKKRGIMPQDAPYSMSGQQK
- a CDS encoding GxGYxYP domain-containing protein; protein product: MKTSCIVMIVIFFFCLVGCHSPADAADTESALTEEPTKEPGEGSEEPSLVENWDLIEITRAEVGNSNYEELLYLASLAGLVNRNSPEIFLHSGQAYAKWMNEMKASGYTFTKKSLSEITSLFLNRAKGYVLVDDKLEKTYIAASLAGVLDAVILTTDLASKAPYNSLQKLADVRGKDEAWLADYIKQHSSQFNLNAIVNNASFPWTMVDFAIANRYPWCSNAKSDGAVLQKLYYMLKPNSPHYGWGVPYNLERMDVRFGCEHNGVYTVPGINTMSLSILSSKQLKPYDRPASLVEVPARTGVHYATIVFSDGDNTSYMLDLFSRNTYISHPRAHEIPLTWMYPPTLRTNMVPVHNWYQKNLPATNCYVGALSGAGYTFPSHHEFVADYFRMTNGMLKDCGMQYMVLMDDAELFTGSYAGSYETFMKRHTGNLPDMKGFLYMNYLGYAKWQGAYFFAGDVPVVSFRYFMKNDDKFTEPHTPETIAAALNSAPRDINSIDAYSAIVVHVNAPSSYTVEDMLAFKNLLNENVVLVNTEQFLELIRKNVKGNRG